Part of the Nocardioides perillae genome is shown below.
TTCAGCTTGATCAGCAGCGGCATGGCGGCGGAGTAGCCGATGAAGGAGCCGAAGGAGCCGACGTAGAGGAACGAGACCAGCCACGTCTGGGGTCGCACCACCACGCCCAGCTGCTCACGGGGGCGCGAGGAGGCGACGGCCAGGTTGTCCATGGCGGCGTAGGCCGCGACCGCGGCCACCACCGCCAGGGCGGCGTAGAGCCACCCCGCGCGCTCGAGGTGGAGGCCACCGTCCGAGGCCTGGACCAGGCCGAAGAGGCCCGCACCGCCCACGAGGACGGGCAGGAGGAGCTGGATCACCGCCACGCCCAGGTTGCCCCCCGCCGCGTTGAGGCCGAGGGCCGCCCCCTTCTCCGCGGTGGGGTAGAAGAAGTTGATGTTGGCCATCGAGCTGGCGAAGTTGCCGCCGCCGAGGCCGGCCGTCGCCGCGATCAGCAGGAACGCCCAGTAGGGGGTCGTCGGGTCCTGCACGGCCCAGACGAAGAGCAGCGTCGGCACCAGCAGGAGGAGTGCGCTGGTGACGGTCCAGTTGCGACCGCCGAAGCGGGCCACGGCGAAGCTGTAGGGCAACCGGATCAGCGCGCCGACCAGGTTGGGCGCCGCCACGAGCACGAAGAGCTGCTGGGCGCTGAAGTCGAACCCCGAGGCCACCAGCAGGGCCGCGCTCACGCTCCAGATCAGCCAGACCGAGAAGCCCAGGTGCTCGGCGAAGATCGACCACACCAGGTTGCGCCGGGCGACCGGCCGACCGGTGGACGCCCAGAAGTCGGGGTCCTCGGGCCGCCAGTCCTCGATCCACCGGCCGGTGCGGCGCGAGCCGGCGGCGCTCGGTGTTGCGGGGGCTGCGGTGGTGGTCGCGGTGTCGGCGGGGCGGGCCGGGGGCGCCACGGAGTGGTCGAGGGTCACGGTGGCTCCTGCGGGAGGTCGGGGTCGGTGCGACCGACCCTCGCCCTCCCGTGTTGCGCCGGCCCGACGGCCGGCCTCACCGAGGTGTCAACTTCTCCTCACGGCCTCACACGGGCCGGTGACCGTCCTCGCCGACGTCGCCGGGTGACCCGTCGCGCGCGGCTCAGCGCCCCCGCATCGTCGCGACCGCCACGACGTTGGCGAGGACGACGACCGCGGTGCCGACGAGCTCGTGGCCCGCGGGCACCTGGTGGAGCAGGACCACGCCGACGACGACCGCCAGCACCGGGTGCACGCTCGACAGCACGCCGAAGGCGCGCGGCGGCACCGACCCCAGGGCGGTGAGGTCGAGCGCGTACGGCACGACCGAGCTGAGCACCCCGGACGCCACGGCGGCGAGCAGCACCCACGGGCCCGGGCGCTCCACCACCAGCACCGCCACCAGCGCCGGCGCCGTCAGCAGGGCGGCGCACCCCGAGGCAGCGGCCGTCGCCTGCAGACCCGGCAGGCGGGTCCCGACCAGCCGGCCGAGGGCCAGGACGACCTCGGCTCGGGTGCCGCCGTCGGCCCCGGGCTCGACGGCGAAGGAGTCGGTGAAGGCGTGGATGAGGGCGAGCCCCCGGCCACCCGACGTCCGGGTGGCCACCGGGGCGGGCTCGACCCAAGCGCCGCGGTCGACCACGGTGCAGGTCACCTGGCCACGCTCGCCGAGGTGCGCGGCCAGCTCGAGCGCGTTGGGCCGGTCCGCTCGGGCCGCGGTCTCCCGGGTGTCGTAGGCGTGCTCGACGACGTTGGCGAGCAGCTCGCCCACGGCGTGCTCGCCGGCGACCAGGTCCGCGTCGGCGACCCCCAGCTCGGTGAGCCACGCGACGAAGTCGTGGCGGGCCTGCGTCGCGGTGTCGACAGTGGCGGGGCCCTGACGATGCAGCGGCGCGGAGGCTGGCACGCGCTGCGCGGCCAGCAGGGTGATGTCGTCGCTGTGCCCCGTGTGCCGCGTCAGCAGCTCGAGGGTGACCTCGCAGATGCGCTCGGTCACGCTGCCCGCTTCGCGACCGAGCAGCAGCTCGGGCCGCCGGGCGTTGGCCGCGACCCGGGCCAGGTCCGCCGACGCGACGTCCACCGAGGTGCCCGGCCGCTCCAGGATGCCGTCGGTGTAGAGCAGGAGCGTGTCGCCCTGCCCGAGCTCGACCTCGCCCTGCTCAACGCTGGTGGTCCCGACCGCGGCGACACCGAGCGACCGAGCTCACGGCCGAAGCCGGAGCGCTTGACCCCGCCGAAGGGCAGCTCGGCGCCCTCGGCGCCGACGCCGTTGACGAAGACCATGCCGACGTCGAGCTGCTCGGCCACGCGGCGGGCCTGCTCCGGGTCGGTGGTGAACACGTAGGACCCCAGGCCGTACGACATGTCGTTGGCGATCTGCTCGCCGCCGCCGCCCGGCTCGAGGCCGGCGCCGCGGTGCAGGCCCGCGGTCGGGTCGAGCGGGTGACGATCGCGGCGCCGACGGTGACGCTGACCGACGTGGTCGCGCCGTTCGTGGCGACGATGTCGCCCGACGACCCCGTCGTGGACGTGCGGCCCGCCGACGCCTCCGACCCGGCCGAGGTCCTGCGCGCCGGCGCCGACCTCATCGGCACCCAGCGCCCGCCCGCACCTTTCCGGTCCCGCCCGCTCGCGGTCCTGCCGGTGTGGGCCTACGTCCGCGCGGACCACCCCTGGGCGGCTCGCCGCTCGGTCACCCTCAGCGAGCTCGTGGTGCAGCCGCTGGTGCTGCTGCCGCCCCACTTCACCGCCCGGGAGGCGGTCGACGCAGCGGTCGGCGCGGCGGGCGCGTCGTACGCCTCGGTCGTCGAGGCCGCCAACGGCACCGTCGCACAGGCCCTGGCCGCGTCGGGCCGGGGCGTCGCGGTGGTCTCCGACGACCCCCGGCACGACCTGGTGCCCCTCGCGGTCGACCCCGCGGATGCGTGAACCGCTTCATGAGTACCCGGTTGAAGAACCTGACTGCCGCTGAACGTGAGCGCCTCTCGATAAAGGTCGTGCGCGCCAATCGCGAGCTCAGCATGCGCGGAGCGATCAAGGAATACTCGCTCCGCAACGCTCACCACTTCGGCCTGGTGCTGCTGGCGATGTGTGGCGTCAGGATCGACGGACTGGCGTGACCAGCACGGCCCGACCGATCGCCGACTGAGAGCCCAAATCGGTCGGAGCAGCTTGCTGTGGCTAGATTCGCGGAACTCAGGGCACCAACACGACGAGGAGTGTTTGCTGGTGAGCGCAAGCCAGGCACGTTCGCTCATCGAGCAATGGCATGCCTACATCGCAGTCGAGCAGACTCTCTCGGACCGGGAGGCCGACCGGCGCTCCGCGGAGCTGACGGAGAAGACTGCTGAGCTGCTCGCGGCTGGAGGGGCCGATCGGCGGGCTCTCCTCGACGCCTTCGCCGGGGAGGACGGCCTTGCCGGTGCCATCGGAACCGCCCTGCTCCCACCCCCAGCCCGACGCGTTCTCGACCCCGACGGGTTCCGACGCCACCCCGAGGTCGCCTTCGAGGCCACCGAACTGCCTCTCAGCACGGCCCTCTGCCTGCCGGTCGCCGACGAGATGGTCGACCACGACGGGTTCCGCGCCGACCCGCTGGCCTGGACCGGGTCGTGGTTCGCCGGCTCCCCCGCAGTCGCGAGAACAGAACGGACCACCTTCCGGTGGCCGACGCGTCACGACGGCCATCCCCTGACATTCGTAGCCCAGGTCGACTTGGCAGCAGAGTCCGCCAACCAGGGCTTCGAGGAGTACGGCACCACCGGCCTCCCGGACGACGGCGTTCTGCAGTTCTTCCATGATCTGGAGACGTACGGCGACGACGACGACACCGACCCGTCGGCCTGGGCGGTGCGGTGGATGCCCCCCTTCATGCCCGACGAGCTCGTCGTGGCCGATCCCCCCAAAGGCATGGATCCACTACCGGCTGTGCCCATCAACGCGCAGACCAACCTCACCGCACCCGACCTGGACGACACCCGGCGCAGGTCCTGGCCAGCCGCAGACGTCGAGCGCTATGACCGGGCCCGCGACTGGCTAGAGCTCTCCGCAGCCGAAGCGAACATGATGGCCTCCAGCCCCGGAACCGCGCTCACCCCCTGGCACGACGAGTTCGTGCCCCCGACCGAGGTCTCACGGCTGGGCGGACACCCATTCACCGCCACCACCCCACGGCTGCACGAGGTCCTGCACAAGCATCTGCCCCTGTCGTCCGGCGACCGTCACACGTTGCTGCTCGACCTCAACCCACTCCAACTCGACGCTCACGTCCCCGCCTCAGAACAGTGGTTCCACGGCGGGGGACACCTGGAGGTCTGGATAGGGGCCAACGCCCTGGCCACTCGCGACTTCGACAGCTGCTGGAGCTTCATCCGTACGGGCTGAGCAGAGGTGACGCTCGCCGCTCACACTGCAAACCGTGGACCTCACCCGCGTCTCGAACGGGACAGACGCACGGACCGACACGCGCCGGGCGACCGCTTGCCGAGCTTGTCGGAAGCTGCATCGAGGAGTCCCCTCCTGACGCAGAGTGGGGTTGCGGCCCCCGGCGCGTGTCCGAGGGCGGGAAGCCAGTCGTCGAGGTTCGAGGTCGCTGACGTTCATCGACCGGCCCTGTCGAGCAAACGGTCCGCCGCGGTAGTTGAGCTGAACCACATCGTCCTCTCATGCCGATGTGCGGGCGTTCCGGGGGCCCGGTCATGCCTAGGCTTGGTCTGTGCGCGTCCTAGGTCTCAGCGTCCAAGCCGCCGCGGTGGCCGTGGTACTCGGCGCGTTGGCCGGCTTGCTGTACGTCTGGGCTCCGTGGGGAGGCGATGCGAATCCCTGCACCACGTTGAGGAACGGCACTGAGGCGTGTATGCCGATGGTCGTCGTTCCCCCGCCGCTGTGGGCCTGTTTCGCTTTCGGCTGCGGCGGTGCTCTCGTAGCACTGATTGCCGTGGCTGCGGCAGCGAACGTGCACCGACGTGTCAACGCGCTTTGACCGTCCGCCCCTCGCCAGCCCCCCGGCGTGCCCTGCGCCCCTCTGAGTAGCCGCGTTCAGGCGAGTGAATTCAAGCCACACGGCGGTGGTGGCCAGTGGCAAGGCCCAGCTAGTGTCGCCAATTGTGACCTCGAAAGTGAATCGGAGTTTCACCGGAGTTTCACCGGAGCCGAGTCCGCGGGGCCATCAACCACGAAGGCCCCCGACCACGTTTTCCCTGGTCAGAGACCTGTCACGGAGCCGCCTGTCGGAATCGAACCGACGACCTTCTCATTACGAGTGAGACGCTCTACCGACTGAGCTAAGGCGGCGCGCTGCCCGGGTCGACAGCGTCGGTCCGGGCAACCCGAGGAGGATAACGGACCCGGAGGCGGCGGGCGAAACCGGCGCACCCAGCTCGCCGCCGCGCTCGACGGGTCCGGTCTCGAGACGGGCCATCGGCGCGTCCCGGCCCCCTCGGAGGGGTGGTCAGGCGACGAGCTGGTGGCCCTCACGGGTCGCGGTCGCCGGCTGCTCGAGGTGGGTCTGCTCGGCGCCGCACCAGCAGGTGAAGGAGACCGCCAGGCCGCCCTCGGCGCGGGTGGCACCGGTGAACATGCTGGGGAAGACCAGCTGGTCGCGGTCGCAGCTGCTGCAGTGGTGGACGAACATCATGGTGGTGACTCCCCTCGGTCGCGGCACGGTGCCTGATGCCTCCATTCTGGATCCGTCCCAGCCACAGGGGTAGCCTCTTTTGTCGATGTGACCTCGAGGCTCGACCTATGGTTGACGCATGCTGTCGCTGCACCAGCTCCGCTGCTTCCTCGCCGCCTACGAGCGCGGCTCGCTCACCGCCGCCGCCGAGGCGCTCGGCTACGCCCAGCCGTCGGTCAGCGAGCAGATCCGCTCGCTCGAGCGGACCGTCGGCACCGACCTCTTCGTCCGGGTCGGGCGCGGCGTCGTGCCGACGGAGACTGCCGAGACCCTCCGGCCGTACGCCGAGCGCGCGCTCGCCGCGGCGGAGGACGCCCGGCGGGCGGCTCGCGCCGCGACCGCGCTCGAGACCGGCACCATCCGCTTCGGGATGTTCGGCGCGGCGCGGCTCTACGCCGGCGCCGGCCTGGTGGCCGACGTGCTCGCGCGCCACCCCGGCGTACGGGTCGAGCTGGTGGGCCAGAACTCCTCCGAGGTGCAGGAGGACCTGCGGCGCGGGCGGCTCGAGGCCGCGATGATCTCGGTGCCGGCCCTCACCGCCGAGGGCATGCACGTCACACCCGTCGCGCGCGACGAGCTGGTCTACGTCAGCGCCGACCCCGAGCGCACGGCCTCCCCCGTCACCGCGCACCGCTTGGCGCAGGCGCAGCTGGTGATGCCCGAGACCACCTGGCGCGCGACCGACTCCATCCGCACCGTCCTGCGGCAGTGGCTGCTCGAGACCGGCAAGAACCCCGTCACCCGCATCGAGGTGGAGGACGTCGAGACCGCGATCGAGCTGGTCGGGATGGGCCTGGCCGACACCGTCGTGCCCAAGGGCGCCGTCGAGCAGCTGCTCCCCCGGCTCGCCCCGCGGGCCTCGTGGGCCTCGCTGCGACCCCGGCAGTTCGACACCCTCGCGATCGTCAACCGCAGCAACGCGACCCTGTCACCTGCGGCCGACCTGATGATCGAGCTGGCCACGAAGCGGATCCAGGAGATCTGCGAGCCCGTCTAGGTCAGCAGGACAGCCCGTCCTCGGGCACCGTGCCCTCGACGAGGTAGGCCTCCACCGCGGTGTCGACGCACTCGTTGCCGGCGTTGTAGCCGGTGTGGCCGTCGCCGTCGCGGCTGACGAGCACACCCGACTCGAGCTGCTCGGCCATCGCGACGGCCCAGTCGTAGGGGGTGGCGGGGTCGCGGGTCGTGCCGACCACCACGATCGGGGCGGCGCCGGGGGCGTCGATCACGGGCTCCTCGACGGTCTTCTCGACCTCGATGCCGCCGCACCCGGTCAGGCTCCAGGCGAAGACCTCGCCGAAGGTGGGCGAGGCCGCCTCGAAGGCCGGCACCTGGCTCGGCACCTCCGAGGCCGGGATGGCAGAGGGGTCGTCGAGGCAGTTGATCGCGTAGATCGCCTCGGCGGAGTTGTCGGTGTAGCCGTCGCCGCCGCGGGAGGTGTAGAGGTCGGAGAGCTGCAGCAGCACCGACCCGTTGCCCCGCTGGGCGGCCTCGAGCGCCTGGGTGAGCACGAACCAGTAGTCGCGCGCGTAGAGCGGCGCGACGATGCCGTAGAAGGCGTTGCCCACGTCGAGCACGCGGTCGCCCTGCGCCGGCAGCGGCTCGGCGTCGACCGCCTCGACCACGCCCGTGATGCTCGCGACGACCTCCTCGACGCTGCCGCCGAGCGAGCAGTCCTGCGCCACGCAGTCCTCGGCGTAGGCACGCAGCGCCCGCTCGAATCCCTCGGCCTGGCCGAGGTTGAGCTCCCGGGTCGTCAACGTCGGGTCGATCGCGCCGTCGAGCACGAAGCGGCCGACCCGCTCGGGGAAGAGGTCGGCGTAGGTCGCGCCGAGCTTCGTGCCGTAGGAGGCGCCGAAGTAGTCGAGCTCGGCCTCACCCAGCGCCGCGCGGAGGACGTCCATGTCGCGCGCCGCCTCGACGGTCGTCACGTGCGCCGCGAGGTCGCCGGAGCGCTCCGCGCAGCCCTGGCCGATCGTCTCGACCCAGCCGAGGTAGGCGTCGCGCTCGGCCGCGGTGTCGGGCGAGGGGTCCTCGGCGACGTAGTCGTCGAGCTGGGCGTCGGTGAGGCAGTCGACCGGCGCGCTCTCGCCGGTGCCACGAGGGTCGAAACCGACCACGTCGTAGGCGTCGAGCAGCGGCTGGCGGAAGACCGCCCCCGCCTGCGCGGCGTACGACGTGCCGGGCGCGCCGGGCCCGCCCGGGTTGACGACCAGGCTGCCCACGCGCGCCGCGGGGTCGGCGGCGGCCACCCGGAGCAGCGCGAGGTCGATGGTCTCGCCCTCCGGGTCGGCGTAGTCGAGCGGCACGGTGAGGGTCGCGCACTCGTGGTCGCCGCAGGGCTCCCACGTCGGCTCCTGGGAGTAGAACTCCGCGAGCGCCGGGTCGGGCGGCTCGGTCGCCCCCGCCTCGGGCGTCGGGCTCGCCGTGGCCGACGGGGTCGCGGCCGCGGGGTCCGGCTCGGCCGGGTCGGACCCGCCGGTGAAGAGCCCCAGCGCCGTGAGCGCGGCGGCCGCGACGAGCGCCACCACCAGCACGATGGCGACGACCTTGCGCGTCGTGGTCATCGACGTCCCCCCTCGGGCAGCTGCAGCGCCACCATCATCGACTCCAGCGCGAGCATGACAGGCACGTTGAACTCCAGCATCTGCTCGCGGGCCGCGAAGATCGCGCCGATGCGGCGCAGGTGGCCCTCCGGCGTGCTGCGCCGGGCGAGCTCCTCGACGTCGGCCCGGGCGTCCTCGTTGACCAGCGTGCCCGGCGCACCGGAGGCCACCGCGATCGCGTCGCGGTAGACCGAGACGAGGTCCATCAGCCCGCGGTCGACCACGTCGAGGTGGCGGCGCTTGGCCCGGGTCTTCTGCGACTTCTCCAGCTCGCGGAGGGCGGGGGCGTACTCGCGCGGGCGGCGGCCCCGCTCGACCACGCCGTAGGAGGCGTCGAGGTCGACCTTCTCGCGGCTGTCCAGCTCGTCGGTGAGCGCCTCGGCCTCGGCCTTGGCGGTGTCGTTGAGCACGGTGGCGGCCGACATCGCCGCCCCCAGGCTCGTGAGCCGCAGCGGCAGGGCGACGACGTCGCGGCGCCGGTTGCGGGTGGCCTCGTCGCGCGCGAGGGCGCGCGCCCGGCCGATGTGGCCCTGGCTGGCCCGGGCCGCGTGGTCCGCCACGGCGGGGTGGACTCCCTCGGTGCGCACGAGGAAGTCGGCGACGTCGCCGGCCGACGGCGTGGTCAGGGTGACCAGGCGGCAGCGCGAGCGGATGGTCTGCAGGACGTCCTCGGTGGTGGGCGCGCAGAGCATCCAGACCGTGCGCTCGGTCGGCTCCTCGATCGCCTTGAGCAGCGCGTTGCACGCCTGGTCGGTGAGGCGGTCGGCGTCCTCGACGACCAGCACCTGCCACTTGGTGCCGACCGGGGCCAGGGCGGCGCGGCGCACCAGCTCGCGCACCTCGTCGACGCCGATCGAGAGCTTCTGCGTGCGCACGACGGTGACGTCGGGGTGGGAGCCTGCCAGCACCGTGCGGCAGTCCTGGCAGTCGCCGCAGCCGCGCTCGCCGCACTGCAGCGCGGCCGCGAAGGCGACCGCGGCGTTGGAGCGGCCCGAGCCCGGCGGGCCCGTGAAGAGCCAGGCGTGGGTCATGCCGTGGCCCGCGGTCGCCGGCCGCAGCGCGTCGACCACCGTGCGCTGGCCGACCAGCGTCGCCCAGACCGCCGGGACCACCGTCGTGCCGTCGGCGCGCTGCGCGATGCCCGCGGTGGGGGCCGTGCGCGCAGCCGGGCCGGCCGGCGCCACGGCGCTCACGCCCGCTCCCGGAGCACGGCCCGCACCAGCAGCGGCTCGAGCGCGCGGCGCAACTCGTCGGTGATCTCGGCGGGTGGGCGGGTCGCGTCGACGACGAGGTAGTGCTCGGGATCGGCCGCGGCCATGTCGAGGAAGGCCTGCCGCACCCGGTGGTGGAAGTCGAGCGACTCCTGCTCGATGCGGTCGCGCGAGGTGAAGCGGCCGAGCCCGTCGGCCGGGTCGAGGTCGAGCACCACGGTGAGGTGCGGCCGCAGGTCGCCGGTCGCCCAGCGGGCCACCTGCTCGACCTCGGCGACCGCCAGGCTGCGGCCGGCGCCCTGGTAGGCCAGCGTGGAGTCGACGTAGCGGTCGGTGACGACCACCTCGCCCCGCTCCAGCGCGGGTCGCACCAGCGTCTCGACGTGCTCGGCCTTGTCGGCGGCGTAGAGCAGAGCCTCGGTGCGGTCGGCGAGCGCGCCGGTCTCAGGGCTCAGCACGATGCGGCGCAGCTCGACGCCGACCGGGGTGTCGCCGGGCTCGAAGGTGAGCCGGACCGTGTGGCCCGTGGTCTCCAGCCAGTCGCGCAGGGCGCGCGCCTGGGTCGACTTGCCCGAGCCCTCGCCGCCCTCGAAGCAGACGAAGACCCCACGCTCGGCGTACGCGCCGCTCACTTCTTCGCGGCCGCCTTCGTCGTCTTCTTCGCGGTCGTCTTCTTGGCCGCCGCCTTCTTCGCAGGGGCCTTCTTGGCGGCGGCCTTCTTGGCCGGCGTCTTCTTCGCGCCCTTCTTGCCCGTCGCCGGGCCCTTGGCGCGGCGCTCGGCCAGCAGCTCGGCGGCACGCTCCAACGTGATGGCCTGGACGGTGTCGTCGCGACGCAGGGTGGCGTTGTACTCGCCGTCCGTCACGTACTCGCCGAAGCGGCCCGCCTTGACCACGACCGGCTGACCCGAGACCGGGTCGGTGCCGAGCTCCTTGAGCGGCGCGGCCGCGGCGGCCCGACCGCGCTGCTTGGGCTGGGCGTAGATCGCGAGCGCCTCGTCGAGGGTGATCGTGAGCAGCTGCTCCTCGGAGGTCAGCGACCGCGAGTCGGTGCCCTTCTTGAGGTAGGGCCCGTAGCGGCCGTTCTGCGCCGTGATCTCGACACCCTCGGCGTCGGTGCCGACCACGCGCGGCAGCGAGAGCAGCCGGACCGCGTCGTCGAGGGTGACGGTCTCGAGCTGCATCGACTTGAAGAGCGAGCCGGTGCGCGGCTTGGCGGACTTGGGTGCGTCGTCGGGCAGCAGCTCGGTGACGTAGGGGCCGTAGCGGCCGTTCTTCGCGACCACGACGTTGCCGGTCTCCGGGTGGCGCCCGAGCTCGCGCTCCTCGCCTGCGGGGTTGGCCAGCAGCTCCTTGGCCTTCTCGAGCGTCAGCTCGTCGGGCGGCAGGTCGTCGGGCACGTTGGCCCGCACCGCGGCCGGGGTGCCGTCGTCGCCGGGACCCTCGAGGTAGGGGCCGTACTTGCCGACGCGCAGCTGGATGCCGGAGTCCTCGCCACCGACGGGGAAGGTCGCGAGCTCCTTGGCGTCGATGTCGCCGAGCTCGTTGACCAGCGTCTTGAGGCCCTGCACGTCGCCGGAGCCGAAGTAGAACTCGGCGAGCTCGGAGTTGCGCGCCTTGCGGCCGGCCGCGATCTCGTCGAGCACGTCCTCCATCTGCGCGGTGAACTCGTAGCTCACCTGGCGCGGGAAGTGCTCCTCGAGCAGCCGGGTGGCGGAGAAGGCGATCCACGCCGGCACGAGTGCGTTGCCCTTCTTGAAGACGTAGCCGCGGTCGACGATCGTCTTCATGATCGAGGCGTACGTCGAGGGGCGGCCGATCTCGCGCTCCTCCAGCTCCTTGACGAGCGTGGCCTCGGTGTAGCGCGAAGGGGGCTTGGTCTCGTGGCCGGCGGCCGTCACCGAGGCGGCCGTGAGGGCGGCGCCCTGCGCGAGCTGGGGCAGGCGCGACTCGGCGTCGTCGGAGTCGCCCGCGTCGTCGCGGCCCTCGACGTAGGCCTTGAGGAAGCCGTGGAAGGTGAGGGTGCGACCGCTGGCGGAGAAGACGACGTCCTCGCCGCTGGCCGCCCGCCCGCCGAGCCGCACGGTGACGGTGTTGCCGACCGCGTCCTTCATCTGGGAGGCGACCGTGCGCATCCAGATCAGCTCGTAGAGGCGGAACTGCTCGCCGGTCAGGCCGGTCTGCGCGGGGGTGCGGAAGGTGTCGCCTGCCGGCCGGATCGCCTCGTGCGCCTCCTGGGCGTTCTTGACCTTCGAGGCGTAGGTGCGCGGGGCGTCGGGGACGTACTCGGCGCCGTAGAGCTCGCGCACCTGCTCGCGCGCCGCCGCCACCGCGCCCGCCGAGAGCGTGGTGGAGTCGGTGCGCATGTAGGTGATGTGGCCGTTCTCGTAGAGGCGCTGCGCGACCGACATGGTCACGCTGGCGCTCATGCCGAGCTTGCGGCTGGCCTCCTGCTGCAGCGTGGTCGTGCGGAAGGGGGCGT
Proteins encoded:
- a CDS encoding MFS transporter; its protein translation is MTLDHSVAPPARPADTATTTAAPATPSAAGSRRTGRWIEDWRPEDPDFWASTGRPVARRNLVWSIFAEHLGFSVWLIWSVSAALLVASGFDFSAQQLFVLVAAPNLVGALIRLPYSFAVARFGGRNWTVTSALLLLVPTLLFVWAVQDPTTPYWAFLLIAATAGLGGGNFASSMANINFFYPTAEKGAALGLNAAGGNLGVAVIQLLLPVLVGGAGLFGLVQASDGGLHLERAGWLYAALAVVAAVAAYAAMDNLAVASSRPREQLGVVVRPQTWLVSFLYVGSFGSFIGYSAAMPLLIKLNFFVPTPDGAGAGVNFAYYAFLGALVGSFTRPFGGWLADRLGGARVTLASFGGLVLGTLVVLWTLTRLAPNPEQSVAVAEANAAWFPLFLGAFLFVFAATGIGNGAVFRMVPVIWRHRAEQGTAAGSAERTAALAAATKECSAALGVIGAVGALGGFGIPMMFGAPWIDDPVSAVETAFVVFTAYYLVCAAVTYAVYARRSSVLGQAGV
- a CDS encoding ATP-binding protein; translated protein: MPASAPLHRQGPATVDTATQARHDFVAWLTELGVADADLVAGEHAVGELLANVVEHAYDTRETAARADRPNALELAAHLGERGQVTCTVVDRGAWVEPAPVATRTSGGRGLALIHAFTDSFAVEPGADGGTRAEVVLALGRLVGTRLPGLQATAAASGCAALLTAPALVAVLVVERPGPWVLLAAVASGVLSSVVPYALDLTALGSVPPRAFGVLSSVHPVLAVVVGVVLLHQVPAGHELVGTAVVVLANVVAVATMRGR
- a CDS encoding LysR family transcriptional regulator substrate-binding protein; amino-acid sequence: MQARGRVERVTIAAPTVTLTDVVAPFVATMSPDDPVVDVRPADASDPAEVLRAGADLIGTQRPPAPFRSRPLAVLPVWAYVRADHPWAARRSVTLSELVVQPLVLLPPHFTAREAVDAAVGAAGASYASVVEAANGTVAQALAASGRGVAVVSDDPRHDLVPLAVDPADA
- a CDS encoding DUF1963 domain-containing protein; its protein translation is MSASQARSLIEQWHAYIAVEQTLSDREADRRSAELTEKTAELLAAGGADRRALLDAFAGEDGLAGAIGTALLPPPARRVLDPDGFRRHPEVAFEATELPLSTALCLPVADEMVDHDGFRADPLAWTGSWFAGSPAVARTERTTFRWPTRHDGHPLTFVAQVDLAAESANQGFEEYGTTGLPDDGVLQFFHDLETYGDDDDTDPSAWAVRWMPPFMPDELVVADPPKGMDPLPAVPINAQTNLTAPDLDDTRRRSWPAADVERYDRARDWLELSAAEANMMASSPGTALTPWHDEFVPPTEVSRLGGHPFTATTPRLHEVLHKHLPLSSGDRHTLLLDLNPLQLDAHVPASEQWFHGGGHLEVWIGANALATRDFDSCWSFIRTG
- a CDS encoding LysR family transcriptional regulator; this encodes MLSLHQLRCFLAAYERGSLTAAAEALGYAQPSVSEQIRSLERTVGTDLFVRVGRGVVPTETAETLRPYAERALAAAEDARRAARAATALETGTIRFGMFGAARLYAGAGLVADVLARHPGVRVELVGQNSSEVQEDLRRGRLEAAMISVPALTAEGMHVTPVARDELVYVSADPERTASPVTAHRLAQAQLVMPETTWRATDSIRTVLRQWLLETGKNPVTRIEVEDVETAIELVGMGLADTVVPKGAVEQLLPRLAPRASWASLRPRQFDTLAIVNRSNATLSPAADLMIELATKRIQEICEPV
- a CDS encoding alpha/beta hydrolase encodes the protein MTTTRKVVAIVLVVALVAAAALTALGLFTGGSDPAEPDPAAATPSATASPTPEAGATEPPDPALAEFYSQEPTWEPCGDHECATLTVPLDYADPEGETIDLALLRVAAADPAARVGSLVVNPGGPGAPGTSYAAQAGAVFRQPLLDAYDVVGFDPRGTGESAPVDCLTDAQLDDYVAEDPSPDTAAERDAYLGWVETIGQGCAERSGDLAAHVTTVEAARDMDVLRAALGEAELDYFGASYGTKLGATYADLFPERVGRFVLDGAIDPTLTTRELNLGQAEGFERALRAYAEDCVAQDCSLGGSVEEVVASITGVVEAVDAEPLPAQGDRVLDVGNAFYGIVAPLYARDYWFVLTQALEAAQRGNGSVLLQLSDLYTSRGGDGYTDNSAEAIYAINCLDDPSAIPASEVPSQVPAFEAASPTFGEVFAWSLTGCGGIEVEKTVEEPVIDAPGAAPIVVVGTTRDPATPYDWAVAMAEQLESGVLVSRDGDGHTGYNAGNECVDTAVEAYLVEGTVPEDGLSC
- a CDS encoding DNA polymerase III subunit delta', giving the protein MAQRADGTTVVPAVWATLVGQRTVVDALRPATAGHGMTHAWLFTGPPGSGRSNAAVAFAAALQCGERGCGDCQDCRTVLAGSHPDVTVVRTQKLSIGVDEVRELVRRAALAPVGTKWQVLVVEDADRLTDQACNALLKAIEEPTERTVWMLCAPTTEDVLQTIRSRCRLVTLTTPSAGDVADFLVRTEGVHPAVADHAARASQGHIGRARALARDEATRNRRRDVVALPLRLTSLGAAMSAATVLNDTAKAEAEALTDELDSREKVDLDASYGVVERGRRPREYAPALRELEKSQKTRAKRRHLDVVDRGLMDLVSVYRDAIAVASGAPGTLVNEDARADVEELARRSTPEGHLRRIGAIFAAREQMLEFNVPVMLALESMMVALQLPEGGRR
- the tmk gene encoding dTMP kinase, coding for MSGAYAERGVFVCFEGGEGSGKSTQARALRDWLETTGHTVRLTFEPGDTPVGVELRRIVLSPETGALADRTEALLYAADKAEHVETLVRPALERGEVVVTDRYVDSTLAYQGAGRSLAVAEVEQVARWATGDLRPHLTVVLDLDPADGLGRFTSRDRIEQESLDFHHRVRQAFLDMAAADPEHYLVVDATRPPAEITDELRRALEPLLVRAVLRERA